In Acidiphilium acidophilum, one genomic interval encodes:
- a CDS encoding NADH-quinone oxidoreductase subunit J: MIPAIAFYVFAAILLVSACMVITARNPVHSVLFLILAFINAAALFVLAGAEFLAMVLVIVYVGAVAVLFLFVVMMLDVDFAALREGFQRYAPLGLVIGFILLIEIGMMAIDWTIAPAAHLAIAVPMPAHLPNTNALGDLIYTRFMLPFELVALLLLIAMIGAIVLTHSDRRGPRRQNIHTQHDRPIDQTLTMVTMKLGEGARQPTRQPTDREHVP, from the coding sequence ATGATCCCCGCCATCGCCTTTTATGTCTTCGCTGCCATCCTGCTCGTTTCGGCCTGCATGGTCATCACCGCGCGCAATCCGGTCCACTCGGTCCTGTTCCTGATCCTCGCCTTCATCAACGCCGCCGCCCTGTTCGTGCTCGCCGGGGCCGAATTCCTCGCGATGGTGCTGGTCATCGTCTATGTCGGCGCGGTCGCCGTGCTGTTCCTGTTCGTCGTCATGATGCTCGACGTCGATTTTGCCGCCCTGCGCGAAGGGTTTCAGCGTTACGCGCCGCTCGGCCTTGTCATCGGTTTTATCCTCCTGATCGAAATCGGCATGATGGCAATCGACTGGACCATCGCCCCCGCCGCCCACCTCGCCATCGCCGTGCCGATGCCGGCGCACCTGCCCAATACCAATGCCCTTGGCGATCTGATTTACACCCGCTTCATGCTGCCGTTCGAATTGGTCGCCCTGCTGCTGCTGATCGCCATGATCGGCGCGATCGTGCTGACCCATAGCGACCGCCGGGGCCCCCGCCGCCAGAACATCCATACCCAGCACGACCGTCCGATCGATCAGACCCTGACCATGGTGACCATGAAACTCGGCGAGGGCGCGCGCCAGCCCACCCGGCAACCGACGGACCGGGAGCACGTGCCATGA
- the nuoL gene encoding NADH-quinone oxidoreductase subunit L, which translates to MLLAIAVLAPLAGGLLAGLLRPFTSRAVAVGASVASLIVAALAGIALLVRHLVLHVPDHLVMLGTWIDVARFTPHWALREDTLSLVMVGMVTVVSAIIHVYSIGYMAHDRTEPRFFVYISLFTFAMLMLVTANNLIQLFFGWEGVGLMSYLLIGYWYDRASANVAAIKAFIVNRVGDLFFAIGVVLTWLTFHSVSFDVIFAGVPAAIPQTYHLFGSDLPVLEVISILLFIGAMGKSAQLFLHTWLPDAMEGPTPISALIHAATMVTAGVFLMVRMTPLIDHAPVALEVITVIGGTTAFFTATIGCVQNDIKRIIAYSTCSQLGYMFLAVGVGVGPAAIFHLINHAFFKALLFLGAGSVIHALSDEQDVRKMGGLWRKLPVTYVTMWFGALALAAIPPFSGFFSKDAILAAAFANHSRTAMFGWVAGSLGAGLTAFYIVRLMLMVFHGKSRIQADAMAHVHESPAVMLGPLIVLAFGALTSGFLLAPILIGKHYAAFWGSSIALPYHGAMMHRLDNIPVWGAELPLLLAISGIGIAYWFYEIAPAMPARLAKAVPGLYQFVLNKWYFDEAYDVLFVRPAWQLARLIWRVGDDEVIDGVPTGLARLTGAASGQASRLQSGSIAIYGFVMLIGLMVLVTVFLLAR; encoded by the coding sequence ATGCTGCTCGCCATAGCCGTTCTCGCACCTCTCGCCGGTGGATTGCTCGCCGGCCTGCTGCGCCCCTTCACCAGCCGCGCCGTCGCGGTCGGCGCCAGCGTCGCCTCCCTGATCGTCGCGGCCCTTGCCGGCATCGCGCTGCTGGTCCGCCATCTTGTCCTCCACGTACCCGACCATCTGGTGATGCTCGGCACCTGGATCGATGTCGCCCGCTTCACCCCGCACTGGGCGCTCCGCGAGGACACGCTCTCCCTCGTCATGGTCGGCATGGTCACGGTGGTTTCGGCGATCATCCATGTCTACAGCATCGGCTACATGGCGCATGACCGCACGGAGCCGCGCTTCTTCGTCTATATTTCCCTGTTCACCTTCGCGATGCTGATGCTGGTTACCGCCAACAACCTGATCCAGCTCTTCTTCGGCTGGGAGGGCGTCGGCCTGATGTCCTACCTGCTGATCGGCTACTGGTACGACCGCGCGAGCGCCAACGTGGCCGCAATCAAGGCGTTCATCGTCAACCGGGTCGGCGATCTGTTCTTCGCGATCGGCGTGGTCCTCACCTGGCTCACCTTCCACAGCGTCAGCTTCGACGTCATTTTCGCCGGCGTGCCGGCCGCCATCCCGCAGACCTATCATCTGTTCGGCAGCGACCTGCCGGTGCTCGAAGTCATCTCGATCCTGCTGTTCATCGGGGCGATGGGAAAATCCGCCCAATTGTTCCTCCACACCTGGCTGCCGGACGCAATGGAAGGCCCGACCCCGATTTCCGCGCTCATCCACGCCGCCACAATGGTCACCGCCGGCGTGTTCCTGATGGTGCGGATGACCCCGCTGATCGACCACGCCCCGGTCGCCCTCGAAGTCATCACCGTGATCGGCGGCACCACCGCCTTCTTCACCGCCACGATCGGCTGCGTGCAGAACGACATCAAGCGGATCATCGCCTACTCCACCTGCTCGCAACTCGGTTACATGTTCCTCGCGGTCGGCGTCGGCGTCGGCCCGGCGGCGATCTTCCATCTGATCAACCACGCTTTCTTCAAGGCCCTGCTGTTCCTCGGTGCCGGTTCGGTCATCCACGCCTTGTCCGACGAGCAGGACGTCCGGAAAATGGGCGGGCTCTGGCGCAAGCTGCCGGTCACCTACGTCACCATGTGGTTCGGCGCGCTCGCTCTCGCCGCGATCCCGCCTTTCTCCGGATTCTTTTCCAAGGACGCAATCCTCGCCGCCGCCTTCGCCAACCATTCGCGCACCGCGATGTTCGGCTGGGTCGCCGGTTCGCTCGGGGCCGGGCTGACCGCCTTCTATATCGTGCGCCTGATGCTCATGGTGTTTCACGGCAAGTCCCGCATTCAGGCCGATGCCATGGCCCATGTCCATGAAAGCCCCGCGGTCATGCTCGGTCCGCTCATCGTCCTCGCCTTCGGGGCCCTGACCAGCGGCTTCCTGCTCGCGCCCATCCTGATCGGCAAACACTATGCCGCGTTCTGGGGTTCCAGCATCGCCCTGCCGTATCACGGCGCGATGATGCACCGGCTCGATAACATCCCGGTCTGGGGCGCCGAACTGCCCCTTCTGCTCGCCATCAGCGGGATCGGGATCGCCTACTGGTTCTACGAAATCGCACCCGCCATGCCTGCCCGCCTCGCAAAGGCGGTCCCCGGCCTTTACCAGTTCGTCCTCAACAAATGGTATTTCGACGAAGCCTACGATGTCCTGTTCGTCCGCCCCGCCTGGCAACTCGCCCGCCTGATCTGGCGCGTCGGCGACGACGAGGTAATCGATGGCGTCCCCACCGGGCTCGCGCGCCTCACCGGTGCGGCATCGGGTCAGGCCAGCCGCCTGCAGTCCGGCTCGATCGCGATCTACGGCTTCGTCATGCTGATCGGCCTGATGGTGCTGGTCACCGTGTTCCTGCTGGCGCGATAG
- the nuoK gene encoding NADH-quinone oxidoreductase subunit NuoK has product MTIGLGHYLVVAGLLLVIGIFGIFLNRKNVIVIMMSIELILLAANINFVAFSAALHDMMGQVFTMFVLSVAAAEAAIGLAIVVVYFRNRGSIEVEDVTLMKG; this is encoded by the coding sequence ATGACCATCGGCCTCGGCCATTATCTCGTCGTCGCCGGTCTTCTGCTGGTCATCGGCATTTTCGGGATCTTTCTAAACCGAAAGAACGTCATCGTCATCATGATGTCGATCGAACTGATCCTGCTCGCCGCGAACATCAATTTCGTCGCCTTCTCCGCCGCCCTGCACGACATGATGGGTCAGGTCTTCACCATGTTCGTCCTCTCGGTTGCGGCGGCCGAGGCGGCGATCGGGCTTGCGATCGTCGTGGTCTATTTCCGCAACCGTGGTTCGATCGAGGTCGAAGACGTCACGTTGATGAAGGGCTGA